In Fusobacterium canifelinum, a genomic segment contains:
- a CDS encoding cobyrinate a,c-diamide synthase yields MKAFMIAGVSSGIGKTTISMALMSVFNNVSPFKVGPDYIDPGFHEFITGNKSYNLDIFMMGEQGVKYSFYKHHKGISIIEGVMGLYDGMDNSLDNNSSAHIARFLGVPVILVLDGVGKSTSIAAQVLGYKMLDPRVNIAGVIINKVSSAKTYAIFKEAIEKYTGVKCLGFIEKNDKLNISSRHLGLLQANEVEDLREKLSILRNHVLQNIDLKEIEKIASEQTRNFNENKDEIVPPLYLSYLKDRYVGKTIAIAQDSAFSFYYNDNIEFLEYMGLKIKYFSPMKDSKVPECDLIYLGGGYPENFAEELSNNKAMIQSIKENYEQGKTILAECGGFMYLSNGIEQTDGKVSLMCGLVPCVVNMTNRLDISRFGYISINNKNDIEVARGHEFHYSKLKAVLEDTRKFKAVKKDGRNWECIFNEKNLYAGYPHIHFFGSYKFIEEVF; encoded by the coding sequence ATGAAAGCATTTATGATTGCTGGTGTAAGTAGTGGAATTGGAAAAACAACAATATCTATGGCATTGATGTCTGTTTTTAATAATGTTTCACCATTTAAAGTTGGACCTGATTATATAGATCCAGGTTTTCATGAATTTATAACAGGAAATAAAAGTTACAATTTAGATATATTTATGATGGGAGAACAAGGAGTTAAATATAGTTTTTATAAACATCATAAGGGTATTTCAATAATTGAAGGTGTTATGGGACTATATGATGGAATGGACAATTCTTTAGATAATAATAGTTCAGCACATATTGCAAGATTTTTAGGTGTACCAGTTATTTTAGTTTTAGATGGTGTAGGAAAAAGTACAAGTATAGCTGCACAAGTTCTAGGATATAAAATGCTTGACCCAAGAGTAAATATAGCAGGAGTTATTATAAATAAAGTATCAAGTGCAAAAACTTATGCTATTTTTAAAGAAGCTATTGAAAAGTATACAGGAGTTAAATGTCTAGGTTTTATTGAAAAAAATGATAAATTAAATATTTCAAGTAGACATTTAGGACTTTTACAAGCAAATGAAGTCGAAGATTTAAGAGAAAAATTGTCTATTCTAAGAAATCATGTATTACAAAATATCGATTTAAAAGAGATAGAAAAAATTGCAAGTGAACAAACTCGTAATTTTAATGAAAATAAAGATGAAATAGTTCCACCTTTATATCTATCATATTTAAAAGATAGATATGTTGGGAAGACTATTGCAATAGCACAAGATAGTGCATTTTCTTTTTACTATAATGACAATATAGAATTTTTAGAATATATGGGACTTAAAATTAAATATTTTTCTCCAATGAAAGATAGTAAAGTACCTGAATGTGATTTAATTTATTTAGGAGGAGGCTATCCAGAAAATTTTGCTGAAGAATTGTCAAATAATAAAGCAATGATTCAATCAATTAAAGAAAATTATGAGCAAGGTAAAACTATTTTAGCTGAGTGTGGAGGCTTTATGTATTTAAGTAATGGCATAGAGCAAACAGATGGAAAAGTATCTTTAATGTGTGGTTTAGTACCTTGTGTAGTAAATATGACTAATAGATTGGATATTTCAAGATTTGGTTATATATCAATAAATAATAAAAATGATATTGAAGTTGCAAGAGGACATGAATTTCACTATTCAAAGCTAAAAGCTGTATTAGAAGATACAAGAAAATTTAAAGCAGTAAAAAAAGATGGCAGAAATTGGGAATGTATATTTAATGAAAAGAATCTGTATGCAGGTTATCCACATATACATTTTTTTGGAAGTTATAAATTTATAGAAGAGGTATTTTAA
- a CDS encoding Fic family protein, which translates to MKKELSPPFKITNEILNFVYEIGELVGKISAEKEFEKNLTLRRENRIKTIYSSLAIEQNTLTLEQVTDVINGKRVLAPLKDIKEVQNAYEIYERLEELDENSVKDLLLAHKIMTSELIKESGRFRSKNAGVYQGDKLIHMGTLPEHIPELINNLFLWLKNSEEHPLIKAAVFHYEFEFIHPFQDGNGRIGRLWHSLILSKWKKFFAWLPIESLVQKYQKEYYIAINNSNRDGESTEFILFMLKIIKETLIELIEIQKVTDKVTDKVTDKNKEKIKSLIEYLGQNNSINNKETQNLLDISESAAKRFLNKLVKENILEAVGEYKARKYIKK; encoded by the coding sequence ATGAAAAAAGAACTTTCACCACCTTTTAAAATAACAAATGAAATACTTAATTTTGTATATGAAATTGGGGAACTTGTTGGGAAAATAAGTGCAGAAAAAGAATTTGAAAAAAATTTGACTTTAAGAAGAGAAAATAGAATTAAAACTATTTATTCTTCATTAGCTATAGAACAAAATACTTTGACACTTGAACAGGTTACTGATGTAATAAATGGAAAAAGAGTTTTAGCACCTCTTAAAGATATAAAAGAAGTTCAAAATGCTTATGAAATATATGAAAGACTTGAGGAGCTTGATGAAAACTCAGTAAAGGATTTATTATTAGCACATAAAATAATGACAAGTGAGTTAATAAAAGAAAGTGGAAGATTTAGAAGTAAAAATGCAGGAGTATATCAAGGAGATAAATTAATACATATGGGAACTTTACCTGAGCATATACCTGAATTAATAAATAATTTGTTTCTGTGGCTTAAAAACAGTGAGGAACATCCTTTAATAAAGGCAGCAGTTTTTCATTATGAATTTGAGTTTATTCATCCATTTCAAGATGGAAATGGCAGAATAGGAAGACTGTGGCATAGTCTTATTCTCTCTAAATGGAAAAAGTTTTTTGCTTGGTTACCAATAGAAAGTTTAGTACAAAAATATCAAAAGGAATATTATATAGCAATAAATAATTCAAATAGAGATGGAGAATCCACAGAATTTATTTTATTTATGTTAAAAATTATAAAAGAAACTTTAATAGAATTAATTGAAATACAAAAAGTGACCGATAAAGTGACCGATAAAGTGACCGATAAAAATAAAGAAAAAATAAAATCATTAATTGAATATTTAGGTCAAAATAATTCTATTAACAATAAAGAAACACAAAACTTGTTAGATATTTCAGAATCAGCAGCAAAAAGATTTTTAAATAAATTGGTTAAAGAGAATATTTTAGAAGCTGTTGGAGAATATAAAGCAAGAAAATATATAAAAAAATAA
- a CDS encoding precorrin-8X methylmutase, with protein sequence MSYIKVPGDIEKRSFEIIEEELGDKVKKFSESELLIVKRIVHTSADFEYADLIEFQNNAIESGLKALEKGCKIYCDTNMIVNGLSKPALAKYNCSAYSLVSDKEVIEEAKKEGLTRSIVGMRKAGKDSETKVFILGNAPTALYQLKEMIENGEIEKPALVIGVPVGFVGAAESKEEFKKLGIPYITVNGRKGGSTIGVAILHGIIYQIYKREGFQA encoded by the coding sequence ATGAGTTATATAAAAGTACCAGGAGATATAGAGAAAAGAAGTTTTGAAATTATTGAAGAAGAATTAGGGGATAAAGTGAAAAAATTCTCTGAAAGTGAATTACTTATAGTTAAAAGAATAGTCCATACCTCAGCAGATTTTGAATATGCTGATTTAATAGAATTTCAAAATAATGCAATAGAAAGTGGGCTAAAAGCCTTAGAAAAAGGATGTAAAATTTATTGTGATACAAATATGATAGTTAATGGACTTAGTAAACCTGCTTTAGCTAAATATAATTGTTCTGCTTACTCATTAGTTTCTGATAAAGAAGTAATTGAAGAAGCTAAAAAAGAAGGACTTACTCGTTCGATAGTTGGAATGAGAAAAGCAGGGAAAGACTCTGAAACAAAGGTATTTATTTTAGGAAATGCTCCTACTGCACTATATCAACTAAAGGAAATGATAGAAAATGGCGAAATAGAAAAGCCTGCCTTAGTTATAGGTGTTCCTGTTGGTTTTGTTGGAGCAGCAGAATCAAAAGAAGAATTTAAAAAACTAGGGATTCCATACATCACAGTAAATGGTAGAAAAGGTGGAAGCACAATAGGAGTTGCTATACTTCATGGAATTATCTACCAAATATATAAAAGAGAAGGTTTTCAGGCATAA
- a CDS encoding GrpB family protein, translating to MGKKLSELTLEELWQLFPIILTEHKDYWKEWYREEESLLKKLLSAQNIIRISHIGSTAINGIWAKPTIDILIEIPKEIKISKIKNILLENNYLLMNETEDWISLNKGYTENGFAKKVFHIHLRYIGNNNELYFRDYLNEYSEIAKEYENLKLNLWKKFKHNRDAYTEAKTEFIIKYTELARKKYKERY from the coding sequence ATGGGAAAGAAACTTTCTGAACTAACACTTGAAGAATTATGGCAATTATTTCCTATAATTCTAACAGAACATAAAGATTATTGGAAAGAATGGTATAGAGAAGAGGAAAGTTTACTAAAAAAATTGTTATCTGCCCAGAATATTATAAGAATAAGCCATATAGGAAGTACTGCCATAAATGGAATATGGGCAAAGCCTACAATAGATATCCTTATTGAAATACCAAAAGAAATTAAAATTTCTAAAATAAAAAATATTTTATTAGAAAATAATTATCTACTTATGAATGAAACGGAAGACTGGATATCACTAAATAAAGGCTACACTGAAAACGGGTTTGCCAAAAAAGTGTTTCATATACATTTAAGATATATTGGAAATAATAATGAGTTATATTTTAGAGATTACTTGAATGAATATTCTGAAATAGCGAAGGAATATGAAAATTTAAAACTAAATTTATGGAAAAAATTTAAACATAATCGTGATGCTTATACAGAAGCAAAGACTGAATTTATAATTAAATATACAGAACTTGCTAGAAAAAAATATAAAGAGAGATATTGA
- the cbiD gene encoding cobalt-precorrin-5B (C(1))-methyltransferase CbiD: MEEKELKNGYTTGTCAAAAVKAALEALVYGKKANEVDITTLNYTNLKIPVQKLRVRNNFASCAIQKYAGDDPDVTNGISICAKVQLVKELPKVDRGAYYDNCVIIGGRGVGLVTKKGLQIAVGKSAINPGPQKMITSVVNEILDGSDEKAIITIYIPEGREKALKTYNPKMGVIGGISVLGTTGIVKAMSEEALKKSMFAELKVMREDKNRDWVIFAFGNYGERHCQKIGLDTEQLIIISNFVGFMIEAAVKLEFKKIIMLGHIAKAIKVAGGIFNTHSRVADGRMETMASCAFLVDEKPEIIRKILVSNTIEEACDYIENKEIYHLIANRVAFRMQEYARADIEVSAVIFSFKGETIGESDNYQRMVGECGAIK, from the coding sequence ATGGAAGAAAAAGAATTAAAAAATGGTTATACAACTGGAACTTGTGCAGCAGCAGCTGTAAAAGCTGCTTTGGAAGCACTCGTCTATGGTAAGAAAGCTAATGAAGTTGATATAACAACATTAAATTATACAAATTTAAAAATACCAGTTCAAAAGCTAAGAGTTAGAAATAATTTTGCAAGTTGTGCTATACAAAAATATGCTGGTGATGACCCAGATGTTACTAATGGAATAAGTATTTGTGCTAAGGTACAATTAGTAAAAGAACTTCCTAAAGTTGACAGAGGAGCATATTATGATAACTGTGTAATTATTGGTGGTAGAGGAGTTGGACTTGTAACAAAAAAAGGTTTACAAATAGCAGTAGGAAAATCTGCAATAAATCCTGGACCTCAAAAAATGATAACTTCTGTTGTAAATGAAATTTTAGATGGTAGTGATGAAAAAGCTATAATAACAATTTATATTCCAGAAGGTAGGGAAAAAGCTTTAAAAACATATAATCCCAAAATGGGAGTTATAGGTGGAATATCAGTTCTAGGTACAACTGGAATAGTCAAGGCTATGAGTGAAGAAGCATTAAAAAAATCTATGTTTGCAGAACTTAAAGTAATGAGAGAAGATAAAAATAGAGATTGGGTTATTTTTGCTTTTGGTAACTATGGAGAGAGGCATTGTCAAAAAATTGGACTTGATACTGAACAGCTCATAATTATAAGTAACTTTGTTGGTTTTATGATAGAAGCTGCTGTGAAGTTAGAGTTTAAGAAAATAATAATGTTAGGACATATTGCAAAAGCAATTAAGGTTGCAGGTGGAATTTTTAACACTCATAGTAGGGTTGCAGATGGTAGAATGGAAACTATGGCTTCTTGTGCTTTTCTTGTAGATGAAAAGCCTGAAATAATTAGAAAAATTTTGGTTTCAAATACTATTGAAGAAGCCTGTGATTATATAGAAAACAAAGAAATTTATCATTTAATTGCAAATAGAGTTGCCTTTAGAATGCAAGAATATGCAAGAGCAGATATAGAAGTATCTGCTGTAATATTCTCATTTAAGGGAGAAACTATTGGAGAAAGTGATAACTATCAAAGAATGGTTGGTGAATGTGGTGCAATTAAATAA
- the cbiE gene encoding precorrin-6y C5,15-methyltransferase (decarboxylating) subunit CbiE, with translation MITIKEWLVNVVQLNKINVVGLGPGNIKYLSIAGIDCIKEAEIIVGSTRQLSDLKTIISEKQEIYILGKLNELITYLKENVERKITIIVSGDTGYYSLVPYLSKNLSKDILNIIPNISSYQYLFSKLGENWQNFRLASVHGREFNYIKNINDEDIEGLVLLTDDIQNPYEVSKNLYNNGIKDLTVIVGENLSYDNEKITILEIEDYEKLNRKFDMNVLILKKGENYGKK, from the coding sequence GTGATAACTATCAAAGAATGGTTGGTGAATGTGGTGCAATTAAATAAAATAAATGTAGTAGGTTTAGGACCTGGAAATATAAAGTACCTTTCTATTGCAGGAATTGATTGTATAAAAGAGGCAGAAATTATAGTTGGAAGTACAAGACAACTTTCAGATTTAAAAACTATTATTTCAGAAAAACAAGAAATATATATTTTAGGAAAATTAAATGAGCTTATAACTTATTTGAAAGAAAATGTAGAAAGAAAAATAACAATTATAGTTTCAGGAGATACAGGATATTATAGTTTAGTTCCTTACTTATCAAAAAATTTATCTAAGGATATTTTAAATATTATTCCTAATATTTCATCTTATCAATATTTATTTTCAAAATTAGGAGAAAATTGGCAAAATTTTAGATTGGCAAGTGTACATGGAAGAGAATTTAACTATATTAAAAATATAAATGATGAGGATATTGAAGGTTTAGTATTACTTACAGATGATATTCAAAATCCTTATGAAGTTTCTAAAAATTTATATAACAATGGAATTAAAGATTTAACTGTTATAGTTGGAGAAAATTTATCTTATGATAATGAAAAAATTACCATATTAGAAATAGAAGACTATGAAAAATTAAATAGAAAATTTGATATGAATGTTTTAATTTTAAAGAAAGGGGAAAACTATGGAAAAAAATAA
- a CDS encoding NAD(P)-dependent oxidoreductase: MEKNKLKILFLDRNAVGPYELKDIFSKYGEYTELNLTNNDDISSYLKDYDVVILNRIRLGKKEFEKAPHLKLVLLTGTGYNHIDLVAAKDHRVTIANVAGYSTNSVSQLTMTLLLNELTRAERLSQEVKQNKWEEISNKMDRYYHVDTEGKVLGILGHGNIGKKVESYAKSFGMEVMIAKIPGREYTDNLENRFELDEVLEKCDIFSIHAPLTDLTKNLINLDRMKKMKKSAIILNLGRGPIINEEDLYYALKNNIIASAATDVMTTEPPKNDCKLLELDNFTVTPHLAWKSQKSLERLFAEIENNINLFLENKLIGVESK, encoded by the coding sequence ATGGAAAAAAATAAATTAAAAATATTATTTTTAGATAGAAATGCAGTAGGACCTTATGAATTAAAAGATATATTTTCAAAATATGGTGAATACACGGAACTTAATCTTACAAATAATGATGATATATCAAGCTATTTAAAAGATTATGATGTTGTAATTTTAAATAGAATTAGATTAGGTAAAAAAGAATTTGAAAAAGCCCCTCATTTAAAATTAGTTTTATTGACTGGAACAGGATATAATCATATAGATTTGGTTGCTGCTAAAGATCATAGAGTAACTATTGCAAACGTTGCTGGCTATTCAACTAATTCAGTATCTCAACTAACAATGACACTTTTATTAAATGAATTAACAAGAGCAGAAAGATTAAGTCAGGAAGTAAAACAAAATAAGTGGGAAGAAATTTCTAATAAAATGGATAGATACTACCATGTAGATACAGAGGGTAAAGTTTTAGGAATTTTAGGACATGGAAACATAGGAAAAAAAGTTGAAAGCTATGCTAAAAGTTTTGGTATGGAAGTTATGATAGCTAAAATTCCTGGAAGAGAATATACAGATAACTTAGAAAATAGATTTGAATTAGATGAAGTCTTAGAAAAATGTGACATATTTTCTATTCATGCACCATTGACTGATTTAACAAAAAATTTAATAAATTTAGATAGAATGAAAAAAATGAAAAAGTCTGCAATAATTTTAAATTTAGGAAGAGGCCCTATAATAAATGAAGAAGATTTATATTATGCTTTAAAGAATAATATAATTGCCTCAGCTGCAACTGATGTGATGACAACAGAGCCTCCTAAAAATGATTGTAAGTTACTAGAGTTAGATAATTTTACAGTGACTCCTCACTTAGCTTGGAAATCACAAAAAAGTTTGGAAAGACTTTTTGCTGAGATAGAAAATAACATTAATTTATTTTTAGAAAATAAATTAATAGGTGTAGAAAGTAAATAG
- the cbiT gene encoding precorrin-6Y C5,15-methyltransferase (decarboxylating) subunit CbiT: protein MHIYDKEFTQTELPMTKQEIRAVSVAKLMLKPNSILIDVGAGTGTIGIEAATYMPQGKVYAIEKEEKGLDTIKLNAEKFNLDNFELIHGKAPDAIPNIAYDRMFIGGSTGGIEEIINHFLTYAKDEAILVINCITLETQSKSLEILKEKGFKDIEVITVTVGRAKRVGPYTMMFGENPICIIKVIKRNK from the coding sequence ATGCACATATATGATAAAGAGTTTACTCAAACTGAGTTACCAATGACTAAACAAGAAATAAGAGCAGTTTCTGTTGCTAAACTTATGTTAAAACCAAATTCAATTCTAATTGATGTGGGAGCAGGTACAGGAACAATAGGTATAGAAGCAGCAACTTATATGCCACAAGGAAAAGTCTATGCCATAGAAAAGGAAGAAAAAGGTTTAGATACTATAAAGCTAAATGCTGAAAAATTCAATCTTGATAATTTTGAATTAATTCACGGTAAAGCACCTGATGCTATTCCAAATATTGCTTATGATAGAATGTTTATTGGTGGTTCAACTGGTGGAATAGAAGAAATTATAAATCATTTTTTAACTTATGCAAAAGATGAAGCTATACTTGTTATTAATTGTATTACTCTTGAAACTCAATCTAAATCTTTGGAAATTTTAAAGGAAAAGGGTTTCAAAGACATTGAGGTTATAACAGTTACTGTTGGTAGAGCAAAAAGAGTTGGACCTTATACTATGATGTTTGGAGAAAATCCTATTTGTATAATCAAGGTTATCAAAAGAAATAAATAA
- a CDS encoding ATP-binding protein, producing the protein MIRIDRKEYLDFLIKSKDKKIIKIVSGVRRCGKSTLFEIYKDYLLKNDVKQNQIISINFEDMDYEELTDYKKLYEFIKSKMLEDKKNYIFLDEIQHVDKFEKVVDSLFIKDNVDLYITGSNAYFMSSELATLLSGRYIELKMLPLSFKEYYQARLEYENLDKKENKILKTLMQYYNEYIVNSSFPYTLQLNNNLKNIYEYLSGIYNSVLLKDIVARLKIADVMRLESVVKYIFDNIGNLTSISKIANTLTSMGRKTDTKTVEKYVKGLVDGLLIYEVNRYNIKGKEFLSTLSKYYVSDLGLRQMILGNRNIDMGHILENIIYLELLRRKANVYVGQFDKNEIDFVVINSNEVEYYQVALTVLDGNTLKRELDAFKNIKDNYPKYLIILDDVLPNTDYEGIKVINALEWLLGE; encoded by the coding sequence ATGATAAGAATAGATAGAAAAGAATATTTAGATTTTTTAATAAAATCAAAAGATAAAAAGATAATAAAAATTGTATCTGGTGTAAGAAGATGTGGAAAATCTACTCTTTTTGAAATATATAAAGATTATTTATTGAAGAATGATGTTAAACAAAATCAAATAATATCTATCAATTTTGAAGATATGGATTATGAAGAACTTACAGATTATAAAAAGCTCTATGAATTTATAAAATCTAAAATGCTTGAGGATAAAAAAAATTATATTTTCTTAGATGAAATTCAACATGTAGATAAATTTGAAAAAGTTGTAGATAGCCTTTTTATAAAAGATAATGTTGACTTATATATAACAGGTTCTAATGCTTATTTTATGTCAAGCGAACTTGCAACTCTTTTAAGTGGTCGTTATATAGAATTAAAAATGCTTCCTTTATCTTTTAAAGAATACTATCAAGCTAGATTAGAATATGAAAATTTAGATAAAAAAGAAAATAAAATATTAAAAACTCTTATGCAATATTACAATGAATATATAGTAAATAGCTCCTTCCCTTATACTTTACAATTAAATAATAATTTAAAAAATATATATGAATATTTAAGTGGAATATATAATTCTGTTCTTTTAAAAGATATAGTAGCAAGATTAAAAATTGCAGATGTTATGAGGCTTGAAAGTGTTGTTAAATATATATTTGATAATATAGGAAATTTAACTTCAATATCAAAGATTGCAAATACTCTAACTTCAATGGGAAGAAAAACTGATACTAAAACTGTTGAAAAGTATGTAAAAGGACTTGTTGATGGACTACTTATATATGAAGTTAATAGATATAATATAAAAGGTAAAGAATTTTTATCAACATTATCAAAATACTATGTTTCAGACTTAGGGCTTAGACAAATGATTTTAGGTAATAGAAATATTGATATGGGACATATTTTAGAGAATATAATCTATCTTGAATTACTTAGAAGAAAAGCCAATGTTTATGTAGGACAGTTTGATAAAAATGAAATTGACTTTGTTGTTATCAATTCAAATGAAGTTGAATATTATCAAGTTGCTTTAACTGTCTTGGATGGTAATACTTTAAAAAGAGAGTTAGATGCTTTTAAGAATATAAAAGATAACTACCCTAAGTATTTGATAATATTAGATGATGTGTTGCCAAATACTGATTATGAAGGAATAAAAGTAATTAATGCTTTGGAATGGTTGTTGGGAGAATAA
- the cobI gene encoding precorrin-2 C(20)-methyltransferase, which produces MTNKFYGIGVGVGDPEEITIKAINTLKKLDVVILPEAKKDDGSVAYEIAKQYMKEDVEKVFVEFPMLKSLEDRENARKENAKIVQKLLDEGKNVGFLTIGDTMTYSTYVYILEHLPEKYLVETVPGVSSFVDMASRFNFPLMIGDETLKVVSLNKKTNIEFELENNDNIVFMKISRNFENLKQALIKTGNIDKIIMVSNCGKESQKVYYDIKDLTEDDIPYFTTLIVKKGGFEKWRKFNI; this is translated from the coding sequence ATGACTAACAAATTTTATGGTATAGGTGTTGGAGTTGGAGATCCAGAGGAAATAACTATAAAAGCAATAAACACCTTAAAGAAATTAGATGTAGTAATATTACCAGAAGCAAAGAAAGATGATGGTAGTGTTGCCTATGAAATTGCAAAACAATATATGAAGGAAGATGTAGAAAAAGTTTTTGTTGAATTTCCTATGCTAAAATCTCTTGAAGATAGGGAGAATGCAAGAAAAGAAAATGCTAAGATAGTTCAAAAACTTTTAGATGAAGGAAAGAATGTAGGTTTCTTAACTATTGGAGATACTATGACATATAGTACCTATGTGTATATTTTAGAGCATCTTCCTGAAAAATATTTAGTTGAAACAGTTCCAGGAGTTTCATCATTTGTTGACATGGCTTCAAGATTTAATTTTCCACTTATGATAGGAGATGAAACTTTAAAAGTTGTATCTCTTAATAAGAAAACTAATATAGAATTTGAATTAGAAAATAATGATAATATAGTTTTTATGAAAATTAGTAGAAACTTTGAAAATTTAAAACAAGCACTTATAAAAACAGGAAATATAGATAAAATTATTATGGTTTCAAATTGTGGAAAAGAAAGTCAAAAAGTTTATTATGATATAAAAGATTTAACAGAAGATGATATTCCATATTTTACAACTCTAATTGTAAAAAAAGGTGGATTTGAAAAATGGAGAAAATTTAATATATAA
- the cobM gene encoding precorrin-4 C(11)-methyltransferase: protein MEKYKEKVYFIGAGPGDPELITIKGQRIVKEADVIIYAGSLVPKEVIDCRKDGAEIYNSASMTLNEVIDVTVKAIKDGKKVARVHTGDPAIYGAHREQMDMLDEYGIEYEVIPGVSSFLASAAALKKEFTLPNVSQTVICTRIEGRTAVPEKESLESLAKHRASMAIFLSVHMIDKVVEALATSYPMTTPVAVVQRASWPDQKIVLGTLETIEEKVKEAGINKTAQILVGDFLGNEYEKSKLYDKYFTHEYREAVKK, encoded by the coding sequence ATGGAAAAATATAAAGAAAAAGTTTACTTTATAGGAGCAGGACCTGGTGACCCAGAATTAATAACTATAAAAGGACAAAGAATAGTGAAAGAAGCTGATGTTATTATTTATGCTGGTTCATTAGTTCCAAAAGAAGTTATAGATTGTCGTAAAGATGGAGCTGAGATTTATAATTCAGCTTCTATGACACTAAATGAAGTTATAGACGTTACTGTAAAAGCAATAAAAGATGGTAAAAAAGTAGCAAGAGTTCATACAGGAGACCCTGCAATCTATGGAGCACATAGAGAGCAAATGGATATGTTAGATGAATATGGAATAGAATATGAGGTTATTCCAGGAGTAAGTTCATTTTTAGCTTCTGCTGCTGCCTTAAAAAAAGAATTTACACTACCTAATGTTTCACAAACTGTAATTTGTACTAGAATAGAAGGAAGAACAGCTGTTCCTGAAAAAGAAAGTTTAGAAAGTTTAGCAAAACATAGAGCTTCTATGGCAATATTTTTATCAGTTCATATGATAGATAAAGTCGTTGAAGCATTAGCTACTTCTTATCCTATGACAACACCTGTGGCAGTTGTGCAAAGAGCAAGTTGGCCAGACCAAAAAATAGTTTTAGGAACTCTTGAAACTATTGAAGAAAAAGTAAAGGAAGCTGGAATAAATAAAACTGCACAAATATTGGTTGGAGATTTTTTAGGTAATGAATATGAAAAATCAAAATTATATGATAAATATTTTACACATGAATATAGAGAAGCTGTAAAAAAATAA
- a CDS encoding bleomycin resistance protein, producing MKYNDLIPELVVSNINISKDFYVNMLGFKVEYEREEDKFIFISLGNIQLMLEEGSKDELSQMEYPFGKGINFTFGVNNVDELYSNFKIKNNLLKRDIEVREFRVNDEIIYVKEFSIVDPDGYFIRISE from the coding sequence ATGAAATATAATGATTTAATACCAGAGTTAGTAGTTTCTAATATAAATATCTCAAAAGATTTTTATGTTAATATGTTAGGCTTTAAAGTTGAATATGAAAGAGAAGAGGATAAATTTATATTTATATCTCTTGGAAATATTCAATTAATGCTAGAAGAAGGTTCTAAAGATGAATTATCTCAGATGGAATATCCTTTTGGAAAAGGAATTAATTTTACATTTGGTGTCAATAACGTTGATGAACTTTATTCAAATTTTAAAATAAAAAACAATTTATTAAAAAGAGATATTGAAGTAAGAGAATTTAGAGTTAATGATGAAATTATTTATGTAAAAGAATTTTCGATAGTAGACCCAGATGGCTATTTTATTAGAATATCTGAATAA